A portion of the Oxynema aestuarii AP17 genome contains these proteins:
- a CDS encoding hybrid sensor histidine kinase/response regulator — protein MLSLPGYRNCTPIYDSSSSLIYRGWQIEGDRPVVIKLLKGAHPSPSDLSRYQQEYDIIRHFQNPGIVQAYGIENHQNSLAIILEDFGGESLRKLFQIQSFTLLESLEITLKIVRALGVIHRAGVIHKDLNPSNIIWNQERDLLKIIDFGISTTVDRETQPLRNPHILEGTLAYMSPEQTGRMNRLLDYRTDFYSLGVTLYELLTGQLPFVASDAIELVHAHLAKTPVSPHKIHRQIPPVLATIVLKLLAKNAEDRYQSCEGLEADLQQCRQQLSETGEIKTFDLAQNDRADKFQIPQKLYGRSREIQGLIDAFIRSTCFPERAIATAGTQFDRPPGELFLISGYSGIGKTSLVQEIYKPITERHGYFISGKFDPYHRNIPYSAIARAFSDLLRQLLSENETQLSQWRDRLRTTLGDLGGVIAEVIPELELIVGTQPKVPVLPPTEAQNRFNLLFQKFIQSFARSPHPIVLFLDDLQWIDLASLQLIERLTLALESGLFLIGAYRDREVSPTHPLTGMLNKLQEAGARINSIHLEPLQLEDINHLIAETLNSPPAYCLPLAELTVAKTQGNPFFVSEFLKALYDDRLLYFDRESRRWQWDFKEIQKREITDNLVELLSGQIQRFPQKTQTLLTTAACIDNPFDLATLAHICEQSETETIADLNPAIARGLLFPLGNLKAWEFAVKQGQGDRISIPECKFAHDRIRQAAYSLLSEGDRQQLHEKIGLFLLKNTPEDRREEHIFKIVNHLNLAMLPVGDRQRRQQLAKLNLIAGKRAKATAAYQSAFTYLTTAIDLLATESWESDYELTLNLHIEAAETAYVSGDFERMETWVRIVGDRARTLLDRVRADQILIQAYAAQNRLTEAIQTALNPLQLLGIHLPENPTPEAIEAELLETFTLWEDREIASLIELPAMEDPYKLAALRLLSGIFSPCFRAMPQLLPSVVFNLFQLSICYGNGFISPYAYATYGLILCGIVGNIEAGYQFGNLALNLLERSPTKEIKTRTSMVVNNNIRHWKEPIRATIEPLRQSYNSGLETGDLEYGSYAILNYCAHGYFAGQNLEKLQSEISSYARALKQFKQETAFNHLCLYGQAIANLCDNIDETIAPAWELETGESAREAIAQIIAANDRSGACKIYLHQLILSYLFDRPDEALENADRAESYLDGETGTFVIPLCYFYSALARLAVARHDEDSARSPQLERVREIQQKLQTWAGFAPTNHLHKWELIEAELQALLGNDRAATDAYDRAIEGAKSGEFFQEEALANERAALFYLNRGKSKIARAYLEDARYGYLRWGALHKVAYLERQHPSLLGRSPSETSSSTTHSLSTTGSQTTEALDLNTVMKASQALCGEIVLDRLLAKLMQIILENAGAQLGGLILEGERGLAIEAWGEVQGDRVAVRQGIALETSDRLPISPIHYAMRTGETVVLADAAQESMFAGDPYIQRYQPKSILCMPIQGQGQAIGVLYLENNLATGAFTPQRLAVLGLLTAQAAISIENARLYDRLGDYSRTLELKVRERTEQLRREISIRAATEGALRVSEEKFSKAFRSSPDAIALTRLSDGRYLDVNESFSLLTEYSRSEAIGRTPGELNLWVDPEMPQFVRQRLQEDGAIRNCEIAYRSQSGKIRTVLLSAERIRVGGEECLLAVSKDISDRKAAEERLRRSEASLATAQEIAHIGNWEFDVGSETIAWSAELLRIFGFGTHDPAPTLSEHLQQIHPEDLPLWKKTVSEAIARGTSYQFDFRIVRSDGAIRHLEARGQAVRDGTGKVVRLLGTAMDITERKQAEAAIEQAKEAAEAANRAKSEFLANMSHELRTPLNAILGFTQLMEKLLRDDRPSSMSQVREYVGIISRSGEHLLALINDVLEMSKIEAGKVILNSTSFDLYRLLDSLEEIFQLRAGERGLQLICDRDPTVPQYLRTDENKLRQVLINLLGNAIKFTENGSVTLRVSPTDCPNLSDIPESLHARPDTYCLQFLVEDTGPGIAPEELPGLFDPFVQTETGRQSQQGTGLGLPISRKFVQLMGGEIRVRSTVGRGTAFEFDIEAEPAHPSEIVAEGPTRQAIALAPHQGPYRILIAEDRWANRQLLLKLLEPLGFEVREAVNGREAVEIWEAWQPHLIWMDMRMPVMDGYEATQQIKSHLKGQATVIIALTASAFDEERALVLSAGCDDFVRKPFREETILGKIAEYLGVEYVYEEVADREGDRPQSEVLPRAASLDRAALAVMPEEWVARLHERAQQLDAELIEESIAEIPPESGDLARAIAQLVENFRFDRLVELTEPETDRSS, from the coding sequence ATGCTTTCTCTGCCTGGATATCGCAACTGTACTCCGATTTACGATAGTTCGAGTTCGCTGATTTATCGAGGATGGCAAATTGAAGGCGATCGCCCGGTTGTTATCAAATTACTTAAAGGTGCCCATCCCAGTCCTTCAGATCTCAGTCGCTACCAACAAGAATACGATATTATTCGCCATTTTCAAAATCCGGGGATCGTTCAAGCTTACGGTATCGAAAATCATCAAAATAGTCTCGCTATTATTTTAGAGGACTTTGGCGGCGAATCCCTACGAAAGCTGTTTCAAATCCAGTCTTTTACTCTGCTGGAGTCCCTCGAAATTACTTTAAAAATTGTGCGCGCTTTGGGAGTCATTCACCGCGCGGGAGTCATCCACAAAGATCTCAACCCGTCTAATATTATTTGGAATCAAGAACGAGATCTTTTGAAAATTATTGATTTTGGCATTTCGACGACGGTCGATCGCGAAACTCAGCCCCTTAGAAATCCCCACATTCTAGAAGGAACGTTAGCGTATATGTCCCCGGAACAAACCGGACGGATGAATCGCTTGTTGGACTATCGCACGGATTTTTATTCTCTCGGCGTAACCTTGTACGAATTGCTGACGGGTCAATTGCCATTTGTGGCGAGTGACGCGATCGAATTGGTTCACGCTCATTTAGCGAAAACGCCAGTTTCTCCCCATAAAATCCATCGCCAAATCCCGCCCGTTCTGGCGACGATTGTTTTAAAGCTATTGGCAAAAAATGCAGAAGATCGATATCAAAGCTGCGAAGGACTTGAAGCAGATTTACAACAATGTCGGCAGCAACTTTCAGAAACAGGGGAAATTAAAACCTTCGATCTTGCCCAAAACGATCGCGCCGATAAATTCCAAATTCCTCAAAAACTTTATGGAAGATCGCGAGAGATTCAAGGGCTAATTGATGCATTTATTCGCAGCACTTGCTTTCCCGAACGGGCGATCGCCACGGCGGGAACTCAGTTCGATCGCCCGCCGGGAGAACTCTTTTTAATTTCCGGTTATTCGGGAATTGGTAAAACCTCTTTAGTGCAAGAAATTTACAAACCGATTACCGAACGTCACGGTTATTTTATTTCGGGAAAATTCGACCCTTATCATCGCAATATTCCCTATAGTGCGATCGCCCGGGCTTTTTCGGATTTGCTGCGACAATTATTGAGTGAAAATGAAACCCAACTGAGTCAATGGCGCGATCGCCTGCGCACTACATTAGGGGATCTCGGCGGGGTTATCGCCGAAGTGATTCCCGAACTTGAATTAATTGTGGGAACTCAGCCGAAAGTTCCGGTTTTACCGCCTACAGAAGCGCAAAATCGCTTTAATCTTCTCTTTCAAAAGTTTATCCAAAGTTTTGCGCGATCGCCGCATCCGATCGTGCTATTTCTTGACGATTTACAATGGATCGATCTGGCAAGTTTGCAATTAATCGAGCGCTTAACTCTCGCACTGGAAAGCGGTTTATTCCTAATTGGAGCTTATCGCGATCGTGAAGTATCGCCAACTCATCCTTTAACCGGGATGTTAAACAAATTACAAGAAGCGGGAGCAAGAATCAATAGTATTCATCTCGAACCTTTGCAGCTAGAAGATATCAATCATTTAATTGCCGAAACTTTAAATTCTCCGCCCGCTTACTGTCTGCCTTTAGCTGAATTAACGGTTGCCAAAACTCAAGGAAATCCCTTTTTTGTCAGCGAATTCCTCAAGGCATTGTACGACGATCGCCTCCTCTATTTCGACCGCGAGAGTCGCCGTTGGCAGTGGGATTTTAAGGAGATTCAAAAGCGAGAAATTACCGATAATTTAGTCGAACTGCTTTCGGGACAAATTCAGCGTTTTCCCCAAAAGACTCAAACCTTATTAACCACAGCCGCCTGTATCGACAATCCTTTCGATCTAGCCACTTTAGCACATATTTGCGAGCAATCGGAGACGGAAACGATCGCCGATCTCAATCCGGCGATCGCCCGAGGTTTGTTATTTCCCCTCGGCAATTTAAAAGCATGGGAATTTGCCGTCAAACAAGGGCAAGGCGATCGCATTTCTATCCCAGAATGTAAGTTCGCTCACGATCGCATCCGCCAAGCAGCTTACAGTTTGCTCTCGGAAGGCGATCGTCAACAATTACATGAAAAAATCGGCTTATTTTTGCTGAAAAATACGCCGGAAGATCGACGAGAAGAACATATTTTTAAAATCGTCAATCACCTCAATCTCGCTATGCTTCCCGTCGGCGATCGCCAACGCCGACAACAGCTTGCCAAACTGAATTTAATCGCAGGCAAAAGAGCTAAAGCTACAGCCGCTTATCAAAGTGCTTTTACTTATCTAACAACGGCGATCGATCTGCTCGCAACAGAGAGCTGGGAAAGCGATTATGAGTTGACTTTAAATCTCCACATTGAAGCGGCAGAAACGGCTTATGTCAGTGGAGATTTCGAGCGCATGGAAACGTGGGTACGGATCGTGGGCGATCGCGCGCGTACCCTCCTCGATCGCGTCCGCGCCGACCAAATTTTAATTCAAGCTTATGCGGCTCAAAATCGCTTGACCGAAGCCATACAAACTGCCTTGAATCCTTTACAATTGCTCGGAATTCATTTACCAGAAAATCCGACCCCCGAAGCGATTGAAGCAGAATTATTAGAAACATTTACGCTCTGGGAAGACCGAGAGATTGCCAGTTTGATCGAGCTGCCTGCGATGGAAGATCCTTATAAATTGGCAGCTTTGCGCTTGTTATCGGGTATTTTTTCGCCGTGTTTTCGAGCAATGCCGCAGTTGTTGCCTTCGGTCGTTTTTAACCTATTCCAGTTGTCAATTTGTTATGGGAATGGGTTTATTTCTCCTTACGCTTATGCGACTTATGGTTTAATTTTATGCGGAATAGTCGGCAACATAGAGGCGGGCTATCAATTTGGTAATTTGGCGTTAAATTTATTGGAGCGATCGCCGACAAAAGAGATTAAAACGCGAACTTCGATGGTGGTCAATAACAATATCCGCCATTGGAAAGAGCCAATCCGCGCGACGATCGAACCGTTGAGGCAATCCTATAATAGTGGTTTGGAGACGGGAGATTTAGAATACGGTTCTTATGCGATTTTAAATTATTGCGCTCACGGTTATTTTGCGGGGCAAAATTTGGAAAAACTCCAGTCAGAGATTAGCAGTTATGCCCGAGCGTTAAAACAATTCAAACAAGAAACAGCCTTCAATCATTTGTGTTTGTACGGGCAAGCCATTGCCAATTTATGCGACAATATAGACGAGACGATCGCCCCGGCTTGGGAGTTAGAAACAGGGGAGTCGGCGCGGGAAGCGATCGCCCAAATTATCGCGGCGAACGATCGCAGTGGAGCTTGTAAAATTTACCTGCACCAACTCATTCTCAGCTATCTATTCGATCGCCCCGACGAAGCCCTCGAAAATGCCGATCGTGCCGAATCTTATCTCGATGGAGAAACGGGAACGTTCGTGATTCCGCTATGCTATTTTTATTCGGCTTTAGCCCGCTTAGCGGTGGCGCGTCACGACGAAGACAGTGCGCGATCGCCCCAACTGGAAAGAGTCAGAGAAATTCAGCAAAAATTACAAACTTGGGCGGGTTTTGCGCCGACGAACCACTTGCATAAATGGGAATTAATCGAAGCCGAATTACAAGCATTACTCGGTAACGATCGCGCCGCTACGGATGCTTACGATCGCGCGATCGAAGGGGCAAAAAGCGGAGAATTTTTCCAAGAAGAAGCCCTCGCCAACGAACGCGCGGCCCTGTTCTATTTAAACCGAGGAAAATCCAAAATTGCCCGGGCTTATTTGGAAGATGCGCGCTACGGTTATCTACGGTGGGGAGCTTTACACAAAGTAGCTTACTTAGAGCGTCAACATCCGAGCCTACTGGGGCGATCGCCGTCGGAAACCTCCTCGTCAACGACTCACTCCCTGTCTACTACCGGGTCTCAGACGACGGAAGCCCTCGATTTAAATACGGTAATGAAGGCGTCTCAAGCCCTATGCGGGGAAATCGTCCTCGATCGCCTTTTGGCGAAATTGATGCAAATTATTTTAGAAAATGCGGGGGCGCAGTTGGGCGGCTTAATCCTCGAAGGAGAGAGGGGATTGGCGATCGAGGCGTGGGGAGAAGTCCAGGGCGATCGGGTGGCAGTGCGTCAGGGAATTGCCCTCGAAACGAGCGATCGCCTGCCGATTTCGCCGATTCATTACGCGATGCGAACTGGGGAAACAGTGGTGTTAGCGGATGCGGCCCAAGAGTCGATGTTCGCCGGAGATCCTTATATTCAGCGCTACCAACCCAAATCGATTTTATGTATGCCCATTCAAGGGCAAGGTCAGGCGATCGGAGTTTTATACCTAGAGAATAACTTGGCAACGGGAGCGTTTACGCCGCAACGGCTGGCGGTCTTGGGTCTGCTGACCGCACAGGCGGCGATTTCGATCGAAAATGCGCGGCTTTACGACCGTCTCGGGGATTATTCGCGCACCTTAGAACTAAAAGTGAGGGAGCGCACGGAACAACTCCGCCGAGAAATCAGCATTCGGGCGGCGACAGAAGGGGCGTTGCGGGTTTCTGAAGAAAAGTTTTCTAAAGCATTTCGGTCCAGTCCCGACGCGATCGCCCTCACCCGCTTGTCCGACGGACGCTATCTCGACGTGAACGAAAGTTTTTCTCTACTCACTGAATATAGCCGCTCCGAGGCGATCGGTCGCACGCCGGGAGAGTTAAATTTGTGGGTCGATCCCGAAATGCCCCAGTTCGTGAGACAGCGATTGCAAGAAGACGGCGCAATTCGCAATTGCGAGATCGCCTACCGCAGCCAATCCGGCAAAATTCGCACGGTGTTGCTCTCCGCCGAACGGATTCGAGTGGGGGGAGAAGAATGCTTGTTGGCGGTGAGTAAAGATATCAGCGATCGCAAGGCGGCGGAAGAACGATTGCGACGCAGCGAGGCATCGTTGGCGACCGCTCAGGAAATCGCTCACATCGGCAATTGGGAGTTTGACGTCGGCAGCGAAACGATCGCGTGGTCTGCGGAGTTGCTGCGGATTTTCGGCTTCGGAACCCACGATCCGGCGCCGACCTTAAGCGAGCATTTGCAGCAAATCCATCCCGAAGATTTGCCCTTGTGGAAAAAAACGGTTTCCGAGGCGATCGCCCGAGGAACTTCGTATCAATTCGATTTTCGGATCGTGCGATCGGACGGGGCGATCCGCCATCTCGAAGCCCGAGGGCAAGCGGTTCGCGACGGGACGGGGAAGGTGGTGCGCCTGTTGGGGACCGCCATGGACATCACCGAACGCAAACAAGCCGAAGCGGCGATCGAACAGGCTAAAGAGGCGGCAGAAGCGGCCAATCGGGCGAAAAGTGAGTTTCTGGCGAATATGAGTCACGAGTTACGCACGCCCCTCAATGCGATTCTCGGCTTTACTCAACTGATGGAAAAACTCTTGCGCGACGATCGCCCGAGTTCGATGTCGCAAGTGCGCGAATACGTCGGGATTATCAGCCGTTCGGGAGAACATTTACTCGCCTTAATTAACGACGTTTTAGAAATGTCGAAAATTGAAGCGGGTAAAGTCATTCTCAATTCCACGAGTTTCGACCTTTATCGTTTGCTCGACAGTCTCGAAGAAATCTTTCAATTGCGTGCGGGGGAACGCGGGTTGCAACTGATCTGCGATCGCGATCCGACCGTTCCCCAATATTTGCGAACCGACGAAAATAAACTACGTCAAGTCCTGATTAACTTACTCGGCAATGCGATTAAATTTACCGAAAACGGCAGCGTCACCCTGCGCGTCAGTCCCACCGATTGCCCGAATTTGAGCGACATTCCCGAATCGTTACACGCCCGCCCCGATACCTACTGTCTCCAGTTCCTGGTTGAAGATACCGGACCGGGGATCGCCCCAGAAGAACTCCCTGGCTTATTCGATCCGTTCGTGCAAACAGAAACCGGGCGACAATCCCAACAGGGAACCGGATTGGGGTTGCCGATTTCTCGAAAATTCGTGCAACTGATGGGCGGCGAGATCCGGGTTCGTTCGACGGTGGGACGGGGAACCGCGTTCGAGTTCGACATAGAAGCCGAACCTGCGCACCCTTCGGAGATCGTCGCCGAGGGACCTACCCGACAGGCGATCGCCCTAGCCCCCCATCAAGGCCCCTATCGTATTTTAATTGCCGAGGATCGGTGGGCGAATCGGCAATTGTTGCTCAAACTGCTCGAACCGTTGGGATTTGAAGTGCGCGAAGCCGTCAACGGTCGAGAGGCGGTGGAGATTTGGGAAGCGTGGCAACCCCATTTAATTTGGATGGATATGCGAATGCCCGTGATGGACGGTTACGAAGCTACTCAACAGATTAAATCTCATCTGAAAGGACAGGCGACGGTGATTATCGCCCTCACCGCGAGTGCGTTTGACGAAGAACGGGCTCTGGTGTTGTCGGCGGGGTGCGATGATTTCGTCCGCAAACCGTTTCGGGAGGAGACGATTTTAGGCAAAATTGCCGAATATTTGGGGGTGGAGTACGTTTACGAGGAAGTGGCCGATCGCGAGGGCGATCGCCCGCAAAGCGAAGTGTTGCCGAGGGCTGCGAGTCTCGATCGCGCCGCGTTGGCGGTGATGCCTGAGGAGTGGGTGGCCCGCTTGCACGAACGGGCGCAACAACTCGATGCGGAACTGATCGAGGAATCGATCGCCGAAATTCCGCCAGAATCGGGGGATTTAGCCCGGGCGATCGCCCAATTGGTCGAAAATTTTCGCTTCGATCGCCTCGTCGAGTTAACCGAACCAGAGACGGACCGATCGAGTTAG
- a CDS encoding two-component system response regulator, translating to MNSDRGDTWKANILIVDDTPENLRLLSAALMERGYKVRNAISGRMALMGAKAAPPDLILLDIKMPDMNGYEVCRRLKEDPQMHEIPVIFLSALDAVFDKVKAFTVGGVDYISKPFHLEEVLVRVENQLTIRKAKAQVRQLNSELERRVHQRTAQLQAANQELERQISERQRIEQKLIYMASHDALTGLPNRTLFLKQLETAIARTEPDREDCFAVLFLDCDRFKVINDSLGHLFGDRLLVAIARRLQELLDRSVPHPNDNLNTLARLGGDEFTILLDPIADLTAATELAETIQSALTLPFQLDDYEVFINVSIGIVLGCSTYTQPEHVLRDADNAMYRAKALGKARYQVFDRHMHQRAVTLLQLETDLRLAIEREEFVVYYQPIVSLQTRKIEGFEALVRWEHPKRGFISPGEFIPAAEETGAIVPIGLLVLRQACHQLHQWQNQCLLDTRSSLAEELSISVNLSVKQFSQANLIEKIDEILGETNLNSCRLKLEITESAIMDNPEAANKVLQKLRQRHIQLCIDDFGTGYSSLSYLHHFPVDSLKIDRSFIRRLQEGNKNLEIVTAIVTLSQNLAMQVVAEGVETATQATMLKNLGCEFGQGYFFAKAIDAATAEQLLFSPPNWQF from the coding sequence ATGAATAGCGATCGAGGGGATACATGGAAAGCCAACATCTTAATTGTTGACGATACACCGGAAAACTTGCGTTTGTTATCGGCAGCATTGATGGAACGCGGCTATAAAGTCCGCAATGCGATTAGCGGTCGCATGGCCTTGATGGGAGCCAAAGCCGCCCCGCCGGATCTGATTCTGCTCGATATTAAAATGCCGGATATGAACGGTTACGAAGTCTGTCGCCGTTTGAAAGAAGATCCGCAAATGCACGAAATTCCGGTGATTTTTTTGAGCGCTTTAGATGCGGTCTTCGATAAAGTCAAAGCGTTTACCGTCGGCGGAGTCGATTACATCAGCAAACCGTTTCATTTAGAAGAAGTGTTAGTCCGGGTCGAAAATCAACTGACCATTCGCAAGGCAAAAGCACAAGTGCGCCAACTCAACAGCGAACTCGAACGGCGCGTCCACCAGCGTACCGCCCAACTGCAAGCCGCCAATCAAGAGTTAGAACGGCAAATCAGCGAACGCCAGCGCATCGAACAGAAGCTGATTTATATGGCCTCTCACGACGCCCTCACCGGACTGCCGAATCGGACGTTATTTTTGAAACAGTTAGAAACGGCGATCGCCCGGACCGAGCCCGACCGAGAGGACTGCTTTGCGGTGTTGTTTCTCGACTGCGATCGCTTTAAAGTGATTAACGACTCCCTCGGTCATTTATTCGGCGATCGCCTCCTCGTCGCGATCGCCCGACGCTTGCAAGAACTCCTCGATCGCTCCGTTCCCCACCCCAACGATAACCTCAACACTCTCGCCCGCTTGGGGGGTGACGAGTTCACGATTTTACTCGATCCGATCGCCGATCTCACAGCAGCCACCGAACTCGCCGAAACCATTCAAAGCGCGCTGACCTTACCCTTTCAACTCGACGATTACGAAGTTTTTATCAACGTCAGCATCGGGATCGTCCTCGGTTGTTCCACCTACACCCAACCGGAACACGTCCTGCGCGATGCGGATAATGCCATGTATCGCGCCAAAGCCCTCGGAAAAGCGCGCTATCAAGTTTTCGACCGACACATGCACCAGCGCGCCGTCACCTTATTGCAACTCGAAACCGACCTGCGCCTCGCGATCGAACGGGAAGAATTCGTCGTCTACTACCAACCGATCGTCTCCTTACAAACCCGCAAGATCGAGGGTTTTGAAGCCCTCGTGCGCTGGGAACATCCCAAACGCGGTTTTATTTCCCCCGGAGAGTTTATTCCCGCCGCCGAAGAAACCGGGGCGATCGTTCCGATTGGCTTGCTCGTTTTGCGTCAAGCCTGTCACCAACTCCACCAATGGCAAAATCAATGTTTGCTCGACACGCGCTCGTCCCTCGCCGAAGAATTGAGCATCAGCGTCAACTTGTCCGTCAAACAGTTTTCTCAAGCGAATTTAATCGAAAAAATTGATGAAATCCTCGGCGAAACCAACCTCAACAGTTGCCGCTTGAAATTAGAAATTACCGAAAGCGCGATTATGGACAATCCCGAAGCCGCAAACAAGGTTTTACAAAAACTCAGACAACGTCACATTCAACTATGTATCGACGATTTCGGCACCGGATATTCGTCGTTGAGTTATTTGCACCATTTTCCCGTAGATAGTTTAAAAATCGATCGCTCCTTTATTCGCCGCTTGCAGGAAGGGAATAAAAACTTAGAAATTGTCACGGCGATCGTTACTTTATCCCAAAATTTGGCCATGCAAGTCGTCGCCGAAGGGGTCGAAACTGCCACCCAAGCCACCATGCTTAAAAATTTGGGGTGTGAATTCGGACAAGGTTACTTTTTTGCTAAGGCGATCGACGCGGCGACTGCCGAACAACTCTTATTTTCTCCGCCAAATTGGCAATTTTAA
- a CDS encoding fatty acyl-AMP ligase, which yields MQQFSTLIELLRDRAQRQSEQTGYIFLSDSETESGHLTYAQLDDRARAIAVALQEKVSPGSRALLLYPFSDGLEFVPAFFGCLYAGIVAVTTYPPRPNQSLEGFEARVTSSETTIALTTQALLDLIRGNLPKDSPLASIHWIATDTLSTDTAHQWHPPEVGADTLAFLQYTSGSTGTPKGVMVTHRNILHNSEAIYRGFDHNGDSRGVIWLPQYHDMGLIGGVIQPVYGGFPVVLMSPMTFLQKPFHWLQAISRYRATTSGGPNFAYDLCIRSVTEEQKQQLDLSCWQVAFSGAEPVRAETLDRFTEAFAQCGFRREAFYPCYGMAETTLLASGGLKSEAPIVRHLDGAALDEHRVVPTDPSNPQGRAVVSCGRTWLGQEIAIVDPDTLQRCDRDRVGEIWVAGEGVGRGYWNQPEQSDRTFNAYLADTGEGPFLRTGDFGFLDDGELFVTGRLKNMMIVWGRNHYPQNIELTMQQSHPVLRLNGGAAFSLDRGGEDHLVVINEVERTALRQLDPEEVIGAIRIAILKQHEIQPSAVVLVKPGSTPKTSSGKVQRHVCRDRFLAGTLPVVAEWQDFEADRTEILQWLARSNR from the coding sequence TTGCAGCAGTTTTCGACATTAATCGAGTTACTGCGCGATCGCGCGCAACGACAAAGCGAGCAAACAGGCTACATCTTTCTCTCGGATAGCGAAACGGAATCGGGACATCTAACTTACGCCCAACTCGACGATCGCGCGCGGGCGATCGCCGTCGCCTTACAAGAAAAAGTTTCCCCCGGTTCTCGCGCTTTACTGCTTTATCCCTTTTCAGACGGTTTGGAATTCGTTCCCGCCTTTTTCGGCTGTCTGTATGCCGGAATCGTCGCCGTGACGACCTATCCGCCCCGTCCCAACCAATCCCTCGAAGGCTTTGAGGCGCGCGTCACCTCCTCGGAAACGACGATCGCCCTGACGACCCAAGCCCTCCTCGATTTGATTCGAGGGAATTTGCCGAAAGATTCTCCCCTGGCGTCCATTCACTGGATCGCCACCGACACCCTCTCCACCGATACGGCCCATCAGTGGCACCCTCCCGAGGTCGGCGCCGATACCCTGGCGTTTTTACAGTACACCTCCGGGTCTACGGGAACGCCGAAAGGGGTGATGGTCACTCACCGCAACATTCTCCACAATTCCGAAGCGATTTATCGCGGCTTCGACCATAACGGCGACAGTCGCGGGGTGATTTGGTTGCCTCAATATCACGATATGGGCTTGATTGGCGGCGTCATTCAACCCGTTTACGGTGGATTTCCCGTCGTGTTGATGTCGCCGATGACCTTCTTGCAAAAACCGTTCCACTGGTTGCAGGCGATTTCGCGCTACCGGGCCACCACCAGTGGCGGTCCCAATTTTGCTTACGATTTGTGCATCCGTTCGGTTACCGAAGAACAGAAACAGCAACTGGATTTGAGCTGTTGGCAGGTCGCTTTTAGCGGCGCCGAACCCGTGCGGGCCGAAACCCTCGATCGCTTCACCGAGGCATTTGCACAGTGCGGGTTCCGTCGCGAAGCGTTTTATCCCTGTTACGGGATGGCGGAAACGACCTTATTAGCGTCGGGAGGGTTGAAGTCGGAAGCCCCGATCGTGCGCCATCTAGACGGCGCCGCCCTCGACGAGCATCGCGTCGTCCCGACGGATCCCTCTAACCCCCAAGGGCGGGCGGTGGTCAGTTGCGGGCGCACCTGGTTGGGACAGGAGATCGCGATCGTCGATCCGGACACCTTGCAGCGTTGCGATCGCGATCGCGTCGGCGAAATTTGGGTCGCGGGGGAGGGAGTCGGTCGCGGCTACTGGAACCAACCGGAACAGAGCGATCGCACTTTCAATGCGTACCTCGCCGATACGGGAGAAGGCCCGTTTTTACGTACCGGGGATTTCGGCTTTCTCGACGATGGCGAACTGTTCGTCACGGGTCGGCTCAAAAATATGATGATCGTTTGGGGACGCAATCACTACCCGCAAAATATCGAGTTGACCATGCAACAGAGTCATCCGGTCTTGCGTCTCAATGGCGGCGCCGCCTTTAGTCTCGATCGCGGCGGCGAGGATCATCTCGTGGTGATTAACGAAGTAGAACGCACGGCCCTGCGACAGCTCGACCCGGAGGAAGTCATCGGCGCCATCCGCATCGCGATTCTCAAACAACACGAAATCCAACCCTCGGCGGTGGTCTTGGTCAAGCCGGGAAGCACGCCGAAGACATCGAGTGGCAAAGTGCAGCGTCACGTTTGCCGCGATCGCTTTTTGGCGGGGACGTTGCCTGTCGTGGCGGAATGGCAAGACTTTGAAGCCGATCGCACGGAAATTTTGCAATGGTTGGCGCGCTCGAATCGTTAG
- a CDS encoding sterol desaturase family protein: MVAFSEVAELVAWFLLAFMFASLVEYWMHRLMHQYPKLCQFHAEHHRRNEAQGVLGEFIDYLKGGLILMVPLFLYSRGVGLIWFCGTFCYGIFAAFAHQLQHENPTRCFWMKMPVHYVHHRYHQWHHNFGLGLDLWDRVFRTYQPVEWFAEAGANRGSDRPWFRVRWQ; this comes from the coding sequence ATGGTCGCCTTCAGTGAGGTTGCCGAACTTGTCGCCTGGTTTTTACTGGCATTTATGTTCGCCAGTTTGGTCGAATATTGGATGCACCGACTCATGCACCAATATCCCAAATTGTGCCAGTTTCATGCGGAACATCACCGCCGCAACGAAGCACAAGGGGTTTTAGGAGAATTTATCGATTATTTGAAGGGCGGTTTAATCTTGATGGTGCCGCTCTTTTTATATTCTCGGGGAGTGGGCCTTATTTGGTTTTGCGGAACCTTTTGTTATGGCATCTTTGCCGCCTTTGCCCATCAGTTACAACACGAAAATCCCACCCGGTGTTTCTGGATGAAAATGCCCGTCCATTACGTACATCATCGTTACCATCAATGGCATCATAATTTCGGTTTGGGTCTCGATCTGTGGGATCGGGTTTTCCGAACTTACCAGCCCGTCGAATGGTTCGCCGAAGCGGGGGCCAACCGGGGATCGGATCGCCCTTGGTTTCGGGTGCGCTGGCAGTAG